A single genomic interval of Mucilaginibacter boryungensis harbors:
- a CDS encoding glycosyltransferase family 4 protein — MKIAYISTYPPRECGIATFNQNLMTAINSNFPKRQEPSQGGFVVAVNDADTIQEYEYPKEVSYVIRQNHQKDYIRAANYVNTSDADVCILEHEFGIYGGESGIYILPLLKRLEKPLISILHTVLREPSYVQKVIIREIAEQSSKIIVMSKRAVEFLTTIYEIPLDRIQIIEHGVPDLEAIADNPVKNLAAFKNHRVLLTFGLLSRNKGLETVIKALPAIVAKHPDVMYVILGNTHPGVLKHSGEEYRDHLKSLAAQLGVSQHLAFINKFVSDAELINYLTAAEVYVTPYLNEAQITSGTLSYAIGAGAAVVSTPYWHATELLAHNRGRLFDFKDHEQLAITINDLLGNKAVLRQLKENAYEYGLHLRYPKIGAEFIRVAQESCRTHDFSAKVLKNSIVDPEILPKFSLAHVTRLTDDTGIVQHAKFGIPNLKEGYCLDDNARALIMALMAYQRNKSAEALRLLPIYLSYIHYMQTDDGNFRNFLSFSRQYLDDVGSEDSFGRTIWALGYLIGCAPNNSYQEFAIEIFRRSIQHFESLKFIRGQANTIIGICHYLKVFPTDEGMVRILINLTRPLIEAYERTSTPDWQWFEEGMTYDNAILPLALLHSCEITGDEKVKKIALTTMGFLDKLTLSNGYLSPVGNDGWYYRGGNFPIFDQQAIETMAMVLMHFEAYQTFREPEYIEKMFLSYRWFLGENTLRAPLYDHETKGCCDGLLPTGINRNQGAESTLAYLISHLTVLRAFELEYEYNKVGASMEIC, encoded by the coding sequence ATGAAAATCGCATATATATCCACTTACCCGCCGCGTGAATGCGGGATCGCTACGTTTAACCAAAACTTAATGACTGCCATTAACAGTAATTTTCCTAAACGGCAGGAGCCGTCGCAGGGTGGTTTTGTTGTTGCGGTGAACGACGCCGATACCATACAGGAATATGAATACCCCAAGGAAGTTAGTTATGTAATACGCCAAAACCATCAGAAAGATTATATCCGTGCTGCTAATTACGTTAACACCAGTGATGCTGATGTTTGCATCCTGGAGCACGAGTTCGGCATTTACGGCGGCGAAAGCGGTATATATATTTTGCCCTTATTAAAGCGTTTGGAAAAACCGCTGATATCTATACTTCATACCGTGCTGCGCGAGCCGAGCTATGTACAAAAAGTGATCATCCGTGAAATTGCCGAACAGTCGTCAAAAATTATTGTAATGAGCAAACGGGCGGTTGAATTTCTGACAACTATTTATGAAATACCTTTAGACCGGATACAAATTATAGAACATGGTGTGCCCGATCTGGAAGCCATTGCAGATAACCCGGTAAAAAACCTGGCCGCTTTTAAAAATCACCGGGTGCTGCTGACATTTGGTTTACTGAGCCGTAATAAAGGCTTGGAAACTGTAATAAAGGCATTACCCGCCATTGTAGCCAAACACCCCGATGTGATGTATGTGATATTGGGCAATACCCATCCCGGCGTATTAAAACACTCGGGCGAGGAATACCGCGATCATTTAAAAAGCCTGGCAGCACAACTTGGGGTATCGCAACACCTGGCCTTCATTAATAAGTTTGTGAGCGATGCCGAGCTGATCAATTATCTTACAGCTGCCGAAGTATATGTTACCCCCTATCTGAACGAAGCGCAGATCACCAGCGGGACATTATCATACGCCATTGGCGCAGGCGCAGCGGTGGTTTCTACCCCCTACTGGCACGCTACCGAATTGCTGGCCCATAACCGTGGCCGGTTGTTCGATTTTAAGGACCACGAACAATTAGCTATAACCATTAACGACCTTTTGGGAAATAAAGCTGTATTACGCCAGCTTAAAGAAAACGCCTACGAATATGGCCTGCACCTGCGTTACCCAAAAATTGGTGCTGAGTTTATAAGGGTAGCTCAGGAATCGTGCCGTACGCACGATTTTAGCGCCAAGGTATTGAAGAACAGCATTGTTGACCCAGAGATACTGCCCAAGTTTAGCCTGGCGCATGTAACCCGTTTAACTGATGATACCGGGATTGTACAGCATGCCAAGTTTGGTATCCCCAATTTAAAAGAGGGCTATTGTTTAGATGATAATGCCCGTGCGCTGATTATGGCGCTAATGGCTTACCAGCGTAATAAAAGCGCCGAGGCTTTACGCCTGCTGCCTATTTATCTCAGCTATATTCACTATATGCAAACCGACGACGGCAACTTCAGGAACTTCCTGAGTTTTAGCCGCCAGTATTTAGATGACGTAGGGTCTGAAGATTCATTTGGCCGCACCATATGGGCCCTGGGATATTTGATAGGCTGCGCACCTAATAATTCGTACCAGGAGTTCGCTATCGAGATCTTCCGCCGGTCTATCCAGCATTTTGAAAGCCTTAAATTTATCAGGGGGCAGGCAAACACTATTATAGGCATTTGCCACTATCTGAAAGTTTTCCCTACCGATGAGGGCATGGTTCGGATATTAATTAACCTGACCAGGCCGCTAATTGAAGCCTATGAAAGAACCAGCACCCCCGATTGGCAGTGGTTTGAAGAGGGCATGACCTATGATAACGCCATCCTGCCGCTGGCCCTTTTGCACTCGTGCGAAATAACCGGTGATGAAAAAGTAAAGAAAATAGCTCTTACCACTATGGGCTTCCTGGATAAGCTAACCTTATCCAATGGGTATTTAAGTCCTGTTGGTAACGATGGCTGGTATTATCGCGGCGGCAACTTCCCTATTTTCGATCAGCAGGCTATTGAAACCATGGCCATGGTATTAATGCATTTTGAAGCTTACCAAACCTTCCGCGAGCCGGAATATATTGAAAAAATGTTCCTGAGCTATCGCTGGTTCCTGGGCGAAAATACCTTGCGCGCGCCGTTGTATGACCATGAAACAAAAGGCTGCTGCGATGGCTTATTGCCAACCGGTATTAACCGTAATCAGGGCGCCGAAAGCACGCTGGCCTACCTGATATCGCACCTTACGGTACTACGTGCCTTTGAATTAGAGTACGAATACAATAAAGTTGGCGCAAGTATGGAGATCTGTTAA
- a CDS encoding aspartate aminotransferase family protein, whose protein sequence is MLTLRQLFLANNAQTTNFPLLLEFERAEGVYLYDKDNKPYIDLIAGIGVSNTGHGHPYVIEAIKTQLDKYLHLMVYGEYVQSPQVKLAEKLVSLLPDTLQSIYFVNSGAEAVEGAMKLAKRYTDRREVLACYDSYHGSTQGALSIMGNEEYKQAYRPLLPGTGFIRFNNVDDLKLITTQTACVVIETVQGEAGIRVPDITYMQALNARCQQTGTLLVLDEIQAAMGRTGKLFAFEHYGIVPDILVLAKALGGGMPLGAFIASNQIMDALKENPMLGHITTFGGHPVCCAAGLAALEVILNEQLIATVGEKEALFRELLIHPAIKQVRGKGLMLAAEFESFDLNKKIIDRCISNGVITDWFLHCSNSMRIAPPLVITAEQIEQACSVIIEAVEYFA, encoded by the coding sequence ATGCTTACCTTGCGCCAACTTTTTTTAGCCAATAATGCCCAAACCACCAATTTCCCATTACTGCTAGAATTTGAGCGGGCTGAAGGCGTATATCTGTACGATAAGGACAATAAACCTTATATCGACCTGATAGCAGGCATTGGGGTAAGTAATACCGGGCACGGGCACCCCTATGTTATTGAAGCTATTAAAACACAGCTTGATAAATACCTGCACCTAATGGTTTATGGCGAATATGTGCAATCGCCGCAGGTAAAGCTGGCCGAAAAACTGGTGTCGCTTCTGCCTGATACTTTGCAATCCATTTACTTTGTCAACTCGGGTGCCGAGGCTGTTGAAGGGGCAATGAAACTGGCCAAACGCTATACCGACAGGCGGGAAGTATTAGCCTGTTATGACTCATACCATGGCAGCACCCAGGGTGCCCTAAGCATTATGGGTAACGAGGAATATAAGCAAGCTTACCGCCCTTTGTTACCCGGTACCGGCTTCATTCGTTTTAACAATGTAGATGACCTGAAATTAATAACTACACAAACCGCCTGCGTAGTTATTGAAACCGTACAGGGTGAAGCCGGCATCCGCGTACCGGATATTACCTATATGCAGGCCCTTAATGCCCGCTGCCAACAAACCGGGACCCTTTTAGTGCTCGACGAGATACAAGCCGCTATGGGCCGCACAGGTAAGTTATTTGCCTTTGAACATTATGGCATAGTGCCCGATATTTTGGTATTAGCTAAAGCATTAGGCGGCGGTATGCCATTGGGCGCCTTCATCGCATCCAACCAGATAATGGATGCCCTGAAGGAAAACCCGATGCTGGGGCATATCACCACTTTTGGCGGTCACCCGGTATGCTGCGCAGCCGGACTGGCAGCCTTGGAGGTTATCCTGAACGAACAACTGATTGCTACGGTAGGCGAAAAAGAAGCGCTGTTCCGCGAGTTACTGATACACCCGGCTATAAAGCAAGTACGCGGCAAAGGCCTGATGCTGGCGGCCGAATTTGAAAGCTTCGACTTGAATAAAAAGATCATAGACCGCTGTATATCCAACGGCGTGATTACCGATTGGTTTTTACATTGCAGCAACTCCATGCGCATTGCGCCACCGCTGGTAATAACTGCTGAACAAATTGAACAAGCTTGCAGTGTTATTATAGAAGCGGTAGAATATTTCGCCTGA
- a CDS encoding acyl-CoA thioesterase yields the protein MNAKSPKESYTIMNELVLPNDTNTLNNLMGGRLLHWMDIAAAISGQKHCNRTVVTASVDNVSFKHPIKLGDVVSIEAKVTRSFNTSVEVRLDVWAQNIPSGTKVKSNEAYYTFVALDANGKTVPVPELKPETEEELNLFDGALRRRQLRLILSGKMNPDDATELKALFFAAKS from the coding sequence ATGAACGCCAAATCGCCAAAGGAATCTTACACGATAATGAACGAATTGGTATTACCTAACGATACCAATACGCTGAACAACCTGATGGGTGGGCGTTTACTGCATTGGATGGATATTGCCGCGGCTATTTCAGGTCAAAAGCATTGCAACCGCACGGTAGTTACCGCATCTGTTGATAACGTATCGTTCAAACATCCCATAAAATTGGGCGATGTGGTGAGTATAGAAGCTAAAGTAACCCGCTCATTTAATACTTCGGTAGAAGTACGTTTAGATGTATGGGCGCAAAATATACCATCCGGTACAAAAGTAAAAAGTAATGAAGCCTATTATACCTTTGTAGCGCTTGATGCGAACGGTAAAACTGTACCCGTGCCGGAATTAAAGCCAGAGACGGAAGAAGAACTCAATTTATTCGATGGCGCACTTCGCCGTCGCCAGTTAAGGTTAATATTAAGCGGCAAAATGAACCCGGACGATGCTACCGAACTGAAGGCATTATTCTTTGCGGCAAAATCATAA
- a CDS encoding TolB-like translocation protein, translated as MKIYLSVLVLISVNLVNAQTRKSIQPQIFQEGIISKGDYESHGAFSPSCDTLYFIKTSNDLKVSAICVSYFRNHKWTEPEVAYFSGKYMDADPFVTNDGQAIYFMSNRPVKGNGSPKNDTDIWKVVLTANGWSQPIHLDAPVNSDADEYYPTLADNGTIYFGSPRKGGKGGSDIYRCRLVNGKYQKAENLGAAINGPGNEYECYIAPDESFLIYNSTPKDLSGLDFYMSYNRNGIWTKAKRLPEPLNSDGIEWAPKVTPDKRIFYFGSTRSKWIAPPSRPENIKQFNKHLQSAGNGLGDIYTVDFNTISNRN; from the coding sequence ATGAAAATATATTTGTCAGTATTAGTTTTGATTTCAGTTAACCTGGTGAATGCTCAAACCCGCAAAAGTATACAACCACAAATCTTTCAGGAGGGCATCATCAGCAAAGGCGATTACGAATCGCACGGGGCTTTTTCGCCAAGTTGCGATACGTTGTATTTTATCAAAACCAGTAACGATCTGAAAGTTTCGGCTATATGTGTATCCTATTTCCGCAACCATAAATGGACTGAACCGGAAGTGGCTTACTTTTCAGGGAAATATATGGACGCCGACCCATTTGTAACAAATGATGGGCAGGCTATCTATTTTATGTCAAACCGCCCTGTTAAGGGTAACGGGTCGCCAAAAAACGATACCGATATATGGAAAGTTGTATTAACTGCAAATGGTTGGAGCCAGCCTATACATTTAGATGCGCCGGTGAATAGCGATGCCGACGAATATTACCCTACCCTGGCCGATAACGGCACCATTTATTTTGGATCGCCGCGCAAGGGCGGTAAGGGTGGCAGCGATATTTACCGTTGCCGCTTAGTGAACGGAAAATACCAAAAAGCAGAAAATTTAGGGGCTGCTATTAATGGCCCAGGTAATGAATATGAGTGCTACATAGCGCCCGATGAAAGTTTCCTTATTTATAATTCAACACCAAAAGATCTGTCAGGACTTGATTTTTATATGAGCTATAACCGCAACGGTATATGGACCAAAGCCAAACGATTGCCCGAACCCTTAAATTCCGACGGGATAGAATGGGCGCCTAAAGTTACCCCGGATAAAAGGATATTTTATTTTGGCAGCACGCGTAGTAAATGGATAGCTCCTCCCTCGAGGCCAGAAAACATTAAGCAGTTTAACAAACACCTGCAAAGCGCGGGCAATGGGCTTGGCGATATTTATACAGTTGATTTTAATACTATCAGCAACAGGAATTGA
- a CDS encoding PQQ-dependent sugar dehydrogenase, producing MKTFIHNRSIIACIALSVILLAACNHNKVNDGDITQPANNGGTAGTGAPVETAAKVAPNQAPAFDGQTRVGSVKTTTAIKVSIITSSLSYPWGLAFLPDGRMLVTEKPGRIRIVTTSGAIGNPITGVPLVSYAGESGLLSIALDPDFATSRMVFWTFTETVTGGVTMSVAKGKLSADETAFENVQVIYRATPAYNGTTNHKGSNLLFDSQGRLYVSFGEHSADDIRVQAQSLGATIGKIIRINKDGTAAAGNPFAGTAGAKPEIWSLGHRNPQGLAWNPVTGDLWESEHGPQAGDEINLIKAGGNYGWPTIAYGLEYSGAKVGNGTQQAGMEQPVYYWDPAIAPSGITFYTGSLIPEWRNNLFVAALKGMHIVRLVIKDNKVIGEERLLADQGQRFRKVVQGPDGALYAITDMAQGRIYRIGI from the coding sequence ATGAAGACTTTTATTCACAACCGTTCCATAATTGCTTGTATAGCATTATCAGTTATTTTGCTTGCGGCATGTAATCATAATAAAGTAAACGATGGTGATATCACACAACCTGCCAATAACGGCGGCACAGCTGGTACTGGCGCGCCCGTTGAAACTGCCGCTAAAGTAGCACCCAACCAGGCCCCTGCATTTGACGGACAAACCCGTGTAGGCAGTGTTAAAACAACCACTGCAATTAAAGTGAGCATTATCACCAGTAGCCTGTCGTATCCCTGGGGATTGGCATTTTTGCCTGATGGGCGCATGCTGGTAACCGAGAAACCAGGTCGCATACGTATTGTAACTACCAGCGGAGCAATTGGAAATCCAATAACCGGGGTGCCACTGGTAAGTTATGCCGGCGAAAGCGGTTTGTTAAGTATAGCGTTAGATCCTGACTTTGCTACCAGCCGGATGGTGTTCTGGACATTTACCGAAACGGTGACAGGCGGTGTTACTATGAGCGTGGCTAAAGGCAAATTATCGGCCGATGAAACGGCTTTTGAAAACGTGCAAGTGATCTATCGGGCCACACCTGCTTATAATGGCACCACTAACCATAAAGGGTCTAATTTATTGTTTGATAGTCAGGGGCGGTTATATGTGAGTTTTGGTGAACATTCTGCCGATGATATTCGCGTGCAGGCGCAATCGCTGGGTGCTACCATAGGTAAAATTATACGCATTAATAAAGATGGTACGGCCGCTGCCGGTAACCCCTTTGCCGGCACAGCTGGCGCCAAACCGGAGATATGGTCGCTGGGGCATCGCAATCCGCAAGGCCTGGCCTGGAATCCAGTGACTGGCGATTTATGGGAGAGTGAACATGGCCCCCAGGCAGGTGATGAGATTAACCTTATAAAAGCCGGGGGAAATTATGGCTGGCCAACCATTGCTTACGGACTGGAATACAGCGGGGCCAAAGTGGGCAACGGTACCCAGCAAGCCGGAATGGAGCAACCTGTTTATTACTGGGACCCCGCCATCGCGCCAAGCGGAATAACTTTTTATACCGGCAGCCTTATCCCCGAATGGCGCAATAACCTGTTTGTAGCCGCACTAAAAGGCATGCATATTGTCCGGCTGGTAATTAAAGATAACAAAGTTATTGGCGAAGAACGCCTGCTGGCAGATCAGGGCCAGCGTTTCCGCAAAGTAGTGCAAGGGCCAGATGGCGCTTTATACGCCATAACCGATATGGCACAGGGTAGAATTTACCGGATTGGGATATAA
- a CDS encoding DUF92 domain-containing protein, whose amino-acid sequence MPFYSDLFIYLFLLSGVIISYTTRKLTLAGAITGGLVGLLIYKGAGYSGLLMMSFFFIAGSWATGWHSQDKQTIPTVENDNSPRTAGQVVANGGVAAILGGVTWCMPQYITLMQLMIAGSLASATADTLSSELGTVYGRNFYNVLTFRKDQRGLDGVVSLEGTLTGVLGAGFIAVIYALFFGWGWPVCWVIIAGTIGNLADSVLGAALERKHLIGNNLVNFLNTLVGAAVCGLLIYLV is encoded by the coding sequence ATGCCTTTTTATAGTGACCTGTTCATTTATTTATTCCTGCTAAGTGGGGTTATTATAAGCTATACCACCCGTAAATTAACATTAGCCGGTGCTATTACAGGCGGCCTGGTTGGTTTGTTAATTTATAAAGGTGCGGGTTATAGTGGCTTGCTCATGATGTCTTTTTTCTTCATTGCCGGGTCATGGGCTACGGGGTGGCATAGTCAAGATAAACAAACTATACCTACAGTCGAAAATGATAATAGCCCACGCACAGCCGGACAGGTTGTGGCCAATGGCGGTGTGGCTGCTATACTTGGTGGCGTAACCTGGTGCATGCCTCAATATATTACCTTAATGCAATTAATGATAGCCGGCAGCCTGGCATCGGCTACTGCTGATACTTTATCATCTGAACTGGGTACAGTTTACGGGCGAAATTTTTATAATGTTTTAACTTTCAGAAAAGACCAGCGCGGGTTAGACGGCGTAGTGAGTCTGGAAGGTACGCTAACTGGCGTTTTAGGGGCGGGTTTTATAGCCGTTATCTACGCCTTGTTCTTTGGTTGGGGATGGCCTGTGTGCTGGGTTATTATCGCCGGCACTATAGGTAACCTGGCCGATTCTGTTTTAGGTGCCGCGCTTGAGCGTAAACACCTGATTGGAAACAACCTGGTTAACTTTTTGAACACGCTGGTTGGAGCGGCAGTTTGCGGTCTCCTGATATATCTGGTATAA
- a CDS encoding HAD-IIB family hydrolase, giving the protein MKKLIIFDLDGTLAESKSAIDKEMAEILSNLLKVARVSIISGGDWPQFEKQVLSYLPAGKSLKRLAILPTCGTKFYQYKKGWKQLYAENFTDEEKTRIITNLNQAVVASGFKAKKTWGEQIEDRGSQITFSALGQQAPLEEKKKWDPNFTKRKKIKLRLDKSLKEFSVQMGGATSIDVTKPGIDKAYGIRKLKKVLDIKISEMIFIGDALFDGGNDHPARTTGVDCIQVKGPEETKRVIEAIVACLPVKRK; this is encoded by the coding sequence ATGAAGAAACTTATCATATTCGATTTGGATGGTACGCTGGCCGAAAGTAAATCGGCCATTGATAAAGAGATGGCTGAGATTTTAAGCAACCTGTTAAAGGTAGCCAGGGTATCAATTATTTCAGGCGGCGATTGGCCGCAGTTTGAAAAACAGGTATTAAGTTATTTACCGGCCGGTAAATCATTAAAACGCTTAGCTATTTTACCTACCTGCGGCACCAAATTTTACCAGTACAAAAAAGGCTGGAAGCAATTATATGCCGAAAACTTTACCGATGAAGAAAAAACCAGGATCATCACCAATCTTAATCAGGCAGTAGTAGCTTCGGGTTTTAAAGCTAAGAAAACCTGGGGCGAACAAATTGAAGACCGTGGTAGCCAGATCACCTTTTCAGCCCTCGGTCAGCAGGCGCCGCTTGAAGAAAAGAAAAAATGGGACCCCAATTTCACAAAGCGCAAAAAAATTAAGCTTCGGCTGGATAAATCGCTAAAAGAATTCTCCGTACAAATGGGCGGCGCTACTTCTATTGATGTTACCAAACCGGGTATTGATAAAGCCTACGGTATACGCAAGCTTAAAAAGGTGCTTGATATTAAGATATCAGAAATGATTTTTATAGGTGATGCCTTGTTTGACGGCGGTAACGATCATCCTGCCCGCACTACCGGTGTAGATTGCATACAGGTAAAAGGCCCCGAAGAAACAAAACGGGTAATTGAGGCCATCGTAGCTTGTTTGCCCGTGAAAAGAAAGTAG
- a CDS encoding OmpA family protein, whose translation MSNSLTAGYKTISPMQKALKPGTKQLFMTSIKNITIISAVLLAVTVAPACKSKKPLVQKPAPAEEPVKPQVVPDSKKTEPVQQQAAEMAPPPAPKPDYNFKNIQFEFNSAVLKTSAYPILDKAAAELKKDPSVKFMLNGYASNEGTDEHNLALSQERANSVKTYLVNSGVSGDILIAKGYGEANPISKNIDEASRALNRRVEIKKQ comes from the coding sequence ATGTCCAATAGCCTCACCGCCGGCTATAAAACAATATCGCCTATGCAAAAAGCGTTAAAACCTGGAACCAAACAATTATTCATGACTTCTATAAAAAATATAACCATTATTTCTGCTGTTTTATTGGCCGTAACCGTCGCACCTGCTTGCAAATCGAAAAAACCGCTGGTACAAAAGCCTGCGCCTGCTGAAGAACCAGTGAAACCACAAGTAGTACCTGATTCAAAAAAAACTGAACCTGTACAGCAACAGGCCGCGGAAATGGCACCGCCACCAGCGCCAAAGCCTGATTATAACTTTAAGAATATCCAATTTGAGTTCAATTCGGCTGTATTAAAAACCAGCGCTTATCCCATTTTAGATAAAGCTGCCGCCGAACTGAAAAAAGACCCATCAGTTAAATTTATGCTTAATGGCTATGCTTCAAACGAGGGCACTGACGAACATAACCTGGCCCTTTCGCAGGAGCGCGCCAACTCGGTAAAAACATATTTAGTTAACAGCGGCGTAAGCGGCGATATTTTAATCGCCAAAGGTTACGGTGAAGCCAACCCGATATCAAAAAATATCGATGAAGCAAGTCGCGCGTTGAACCGCCGGGTGGAGATCAAAAAGCAATAG
- a CDS encoding KTSC domain-containing protein yields the protein MKKIVDYRKLLGVAKEAELQELKTVYRSLMKTWHPDKFNDNAELKLEAEEKSKTIIEAYHFLVSIAPETVAQTFGAYTETVTLANIADFEYKSQVLRVDFTDGNSYEYFDVPKAVYVKLINADSPGRFARRHIFNEYVYRSVSKLVATA from the coding sequence ATGAAAAAAATTGTTGATTACAGAAAATTATTAGGCGTTGCCAAAGAAGCGGAACTGCAGGAACTGAAAACGGTTTACCGTAGCTTAATGAAAACCTGGCACCCCGACAAGTTTAACGATAATGCCGAACTTAAACTGGAGGCCGAAGAAAAAAGCAAAACCATTATTGAAGCTTATCACTTTTTGGTAAGCATAGCCCCTGAAACCGTAGCGCAAACTTTTGGCGCTTATACCGAAACTGTGACTTTGGCTAATATTGCCGATTTTGAATACAAATCGCAAGTATTACGGGTTGATTTTACCGATGGTAATTCTTACGAGTATTTCGACGTGCCCAAAGCAGTTTATGTAAAACTCATCAATGCCGATTCGCCCGGCAGGTTTGCACGCAGGCATATTTTTAACGAATATGTTTATCGCAGTGTAAGCAAACTGGTGGCGACAGCCTAA